Proteins from a single region of Apium graveolens cultivar Ventura chromosome 7, ASM990537v1, whole genome shotgun sequence:
- the LOC141673170 gene encoding uncharacterized protein LOC141673170 has product MTAIKGQALADFVLEFPPHQEVEQGALVVIPSVEEVVMENQNSAPWWSLFVDGASNGDGAEAGIELISPESHKIRRATHLAFHATNTDVEYEALINDLKLTLEMKVENLNVFSDSMIVVYQINRGYQAKGPRTELYLKCVQRIIARFNEVRLELIPHRKNEGADELAKLVSRREATLLGVVPLDIQR; this is encoded by the coding sequence aTGACCGCAATCAAAGGCCAGGCCTTGGCCGATTTTGTCCTTGAATTTCCTCCACATCAGGAAGTGGAGCAGGGAGCCCTTGTTGTCATACCTAGTGTAGAGGAGGTCGTGATGGAAAATCAAAATAGTGCCCCATGGTGGAGCCTATTCGTGGATGGAGCCTCTAATGGAGATGGGGCAGAAGCTGGAATTGAGCTGATCAGCCCGGAGTCCCACAAGATCAGGCGTGCAACCCATCTGGCCTTTCATGCAACCAACACTGATGTTGAGTATGAGGCCCTGATTAACGATCTCAAGCTGACTTTGGAAATGAAGGTGGAGAATTTGAATGTGTTCAGTGACTCCATGATTGTGGTCTATCAAATAAACAGGGGATACCAAGCTAAGGGGCCAAGAACAGAGCTTTACCTGAAATGTGTGCAGAGGATAATTGCAAGGTTCAACGAGGTGAGGCTGGAACTGATTCCGCACAGGAAGAATGAAGGCGCGGACGAGCTGGCTAAGCTCGTCTCGCGCCGTGAGGCCACTCTGTTAGGGGTCGTGCCCCTTGATATACAGAGGTAG